The genomic DNA CTCGCCACCAATGACACCTATCGAGAGATCGTCGAATCGCAGCTGGGGGTGGACGCATGAGTTCGCGAGACAAGTCGGTCACTGAGCCTGTCGAAGTGTCAGTGACCGGGCTCACCGCAGAAGAGCAGTATGAAGCCGAGCTCGCCGACGCGGCGCGTCTGGATGCCGGAGGGTGGGACGCCCCCGCCCCTGGCAAGGCCGACAACTTCGGCAAGAGCTTCGGCCGGATGATCGGTCTGCTGAAGCCCTCCGCACTCTGGTTCGTCTTCGTGTCGATCCTCGGTGCGATCGGAGTCGTGCTGACTGTCGCTGCACCGAAGGTGCTGGGCGAGGCCACCAACATCATCTACGAGGGCTTCATCTCGAAGACGCTCGGAGACAGCGGCGTTCCTGCCGGTACATCGCAGGAGCAGGTCATCGAGCTCCTGCGGTCGCAGGGTCAAGATGACTTCGCGAACATGGTCGCGGCATTCACCGACTTCCAGGTCGGCGCGGGCATCGACTTCGAGCGACTGCGTTGGATCATCGTCGCCGTGCTCGCGATCTACGTCGGCGCCGCATTGCTGACCTGGATCCAGGGCTACGTCATCAACGTCATCATGGTGCGAACGATGTGGCGCCTGCGTGAATCGGTCGAAGCGAAGATCAACCGTCTGCCGCTGTCGTACTTCGACAAGGTGCAGCGCGGAGAGCTGATCTCGCGTGTCACGAACGACATCGACAACATCACCACCGCGATGCAGCAGTCCCTCTCGGGTGCACTGACATCGGTGCTCACCGTCGTCGGCGTGCTGGTGATGATGTTCTCCATCTCGTGGCAGCTGGCCCTCGTGGCCCTCGTCGCGTTGCCCCTCATGGGCGTCATCTTCGGCGTCATCGGTCCGCGCTCGCAGAAGGCCTTCGGCTCGCAGTGGCGCAAGGTCGGTCGCCTGAACGCATGGGTGGAGGAGGCGTTCTCCGGTCACGCGCTGGTGAAGGTCTACGGCCGTGAGAAGGATGCACTCGACAAGTTCCAGGTCGAGAACGAAGAGCTGTTCCAGGCGAGCTTCAAGGCGCAGTTCCTGTCAGGCATCATCATGCCCGCCATGACCTTCGTCGGCAGCCTGACCTATGTCGGCATCGCCGTTCTCGGAGGCCTGATGGTCGCGAGCGGTCAGCTTCGCCTCGGCGACGTGCAGGCGTTCATCCAGTACTCGCAGCAGTTCACGCAGCCGCTGAGCGAGCTGGGCGGCATGGCGGCCGTGGTGCAGTCCGGCACCGCTTCGGCCGAGCGGGTGTTCGACTTCCTCGACGCCGATGAGCAGGACCCTGACGCCGCGGATGCACCCGCCCTCGTCGAGGGCAAGGGTGTCATCGAGTTCGAGAACGTCTCGTTCTCGTATACGCCGGAGCGTCCGCTCATCAACGACCTGTCGTTCCGAGTGGAGCCGGGTCAGACGGTCGCGATCGTGGGGCCGACCGGTGCAGGCAAGACGACGCTGGTGAACCTCATCATGCGCTTCTACGAGCTCAGCGGCGGCCGCATCCTGCTCGACGGTCAGGACATCTCCAAGGCGACCCGGTCCGAGCTGCGCTCGCGCACCGGAATGGTGCTGCAGGACCCGTGGCTCTTCGCCGGTTCCATCCTGGAGAACATCAGGTACGGCCGTGCGTCGGCGACCGATGAAGAGGTGCTGGAGGCGGCGAAGGCGACCTACGTCGACCGCTTCGTGCATGCGCTTCCCGACGGCTACGAGACGGTCCTCGAAGAAGATGCGGCGAACGTCTCGGCCGGCGAGCGTCAGCTCATCACGATCGCGCGAGCGTTCGTGGCGAAGCCGTCGATCCTCATCCTCGACGAGGCGACGAGCGCCGTCGACACCCGCACCGAGCTGCTGCTGCAGCACGCGATGGCAGCGCTGCGACAGGGACGCACCTCGTTCGTGATCGCGCACCGCCTGTCGACCATCCGCGACGCCGACCTCATCCTCGTGATGGAGCACGGCGACATCGTGGAGAAGGGCTCGCACGATGAGCTCATCGCCGCGCAGGGTGCGTACTGGCGGCTGTACCAGTCGCAGTTCGAGCAGGCCGCGACCGACATCGATGCCGAGGAGGCCATGACCGGCACGACCCCCGTGGTCGTCACCGGGGATGCCGAGCCGGACGCCGTTCCAGCAGGCGTGGCCGATGTCGACGCCGAGGAGTCGACGGGCCTCTGATCTCGGTGTTGTGGCCGGCTGCGTGTCAGTCGGCCACGACCCCGAGAAGTTCGAGCGGGTGCGTCAGACGCCACCACGGACTCGGGCCGGGCAGCGCATCTGAGAACGATACGCCGATCTCGACGGCATCCAGCGGGCCGCTCACGCTGAGCGTGCCCGCCTCGTCGCCGGCGTCACGCTGCTCGCCGAGAGCGAGCGTCGCGCCGGCGCTGGCGGCAGCCCCGTTCCACAGCAGCACCGTCGCGTCTTCGTCCGTGACGAGATCGACGTTCGCACCCCACAGCGTGTCGACCGTGCCGACGACCGTCCCGGCCGGAACCGCAGGTGCCATGGTCTCGAGTGCGGTCTCGGCATCGGCGAACAGGGAACGGGTCACGGCGAGACGCTCCTCGTCATCGCCCTGATTCAGCACGGCGGCGTAGAGATGCACGGTGGTGTCGCCGACAGTGACATCCTTCGCGGTGAGCATGCTCCACCCCACGAGGGTTCCTGTCTTGATGCCAACGACACCAGGGTCCGCGAGCATCCCGTTCGTGTTCGTGACGACGCCGGCACCCGGGATGTCGGTGCTGACCGTTCCGACGATCTCCGCGAACACCGGGTTCTGCATCGCGCGCTCGCCGAGCTGCAGCAGGGCTTCGGGAGTGGCGACGTTGCCCTCATCGAAGCCCGACGGTGTCACGATCGTGATGCCGGAGAGCCCGCGGTCGGCAAGCCACGTCGCCGCGGCGTCCGCGAAGCTGGCATCTGAGCCCCAGATGTCGCGGGCCAGGCGATCGACGTAGTTGTTCGCCGAACCGAGCAGCGTTCCCTGCAGCATCTGGTACTCGGTGAGCACTCCGCCGACCGGCACGTCCAGCGCCGACTGATCTGCACGGCGGTAGTCCCAGTACTCGACGTTGTCGCTGTAGCTGAACGCGAACTCGGGTCCCTGTTCACCGAGCTGAAGCGGCATCCGATCCAGCACCATCAGGGCTGTGACCACCTTCGTCACGCTGGCGATCGAAACGGCATCCGCAGAGGACGCCACCGATGAGATCCCTGCGATCCCTACGCCCGCGCTGCCGGCGGCCGGCCACGCGGGAGCCGCGACCTGCGCGGCGACCGTCTCGAACTCGGCGGCCTCGACGATCGGGGGCACCTCGTGCAGTGGCCACAGGAGCACGGTCGCCGCATACGCCAGCACCAGGGCGGCGACGGCGCCGATCGGCACCAGCCAGCGCGCCCGCAGCAGCGTCGGGTGCAGTCGCGCATCGGCAAGCAGATCCGGACCGGCCTCTCGCATCGTTATCTGATCGAGATCGGCAGGTCGGGTGCTCTCTTCCACGGTGTCGACATCGAGCCAGGCGAAGGCGGTCGCCGTCTGGCTCTCGTCGGCCCACCGCACCGTGGAAGCGGCGGATGCCGCGGGTTCGTCGAGATCGATGTCGGCATCCGACGCAGCCGCCGCGTCGACGTCATCGACCGAGAAGTCTGCGGGAACGGGCGCGATCGTCTGCTCGTGCGCGGTTTCCCGGGCATCCTCAGCGGACTCGACGTCGACAGCATCCGGATCTGATGCGTTCGCGTCGTCGTTGAAGGGCGGGGCCGGCGGGCTCACGGTGTCGGTCGCGCCGGTGGCCGCGCGAAACTCACGCCGGGTGAGAGCCCCGGTCTCGGGCGTCGCGTCTTCAATGGTCACCTGTTCACGCTACCGAATCCGGTGCCATGCCGCGCGTGCGCGCCGTCCACGGATCGTCGCCGGTGCGCGTCGGTGCGGGTGTTCTGGAACCTGAGTATGATCGTCAGCACAACCACGGGAGTCCGGCGAGCCGGGCTGAGAGGGAGCGACAAGCGCTTCGACCGTCGAACCTGATCTGGGTCATGCCAGCGCAGGGAGGAGTTCAAATGAGCACGTCTACACGCACGCCCAATGCCACATCCACCGGCACCGGCGCGAATCCCTGGCGCTGGCGCGTCGTCGACATCGTCGTCGCCGCAGTGCTCGGCGTCGCGGTCGGTCTGCTCTTCTGGGGATGGAATGTCGTCGGCGGCGCCTGGTTCGGCGCTGCGGATGCCGTGACACCGGGGCTCGGCGGCGTCGCGGTCGGCATCTGGCTGATCGGTGGCGTCATCGGCGGCCTCGTGATCCGCAAGCCGGGCGCAGCCCTCGTCGTCGAGGTGGTCGCCGCGATCGTCTCGATGCTCATCGGCAACGTCTGGGGCGTCTCGACGGTTCTGTCCGGCCTCGTGCAGGGCCTCGGCGCCGAGCTCATCTTCGCGCTGTTCCTGTACCGCCGGTTCGGGCTCGGTGTCGCAGCCCTCGCCGGTGTCGGCGCTGGCGTCGCCGCCTGGGTGTTCGAGCTGTTCTACGGCGGCTCACCGAACATCCTCAAGTCCCTCGAGTTCAACACGATCTACCTCGTATGCGTCGCCGTGTCCGGCGCGATCCTCGCCGGAGTCGTCGGCTGGCTGCTCGTGCGCGCGCTGGCGAAGACCGGAGCGCTCAGCCGCTTCGCCGCGGGCAGAGAACTCGCGCGCGAGGTCTGAGCATGACCGATGCCACCCCGGCCCGCGTGCAGGCTGCGGGCTGGGGCTGGCGCTACGCGGGGCGCAAGCGTCCCGCCGTCAGCGACGTCTCCTTCGCGATCGAGCCCGGCGAGCGCGTGCTGCTGCTCGGTGCATCCGGTGCGGGCAAGTCGACCATGCTCGCCGGGCTCGCGGGGGTGCTCGGCGACGCTGACGAGGGTGAGCGCACCGGGTCGCTGCTGATCGATGGCGCGGCTCCCGAGTCACGTCGAGGGCAGGCGGGCCTCGTCATGCAGGACCCGGATGCCGGCATCGTGCTGTCGAAGGTCGGCGACGATGTCGCATTCGGATGCGAGAATCTCGGCATTCCGGCATCCGATATCCCCGCGCGCGTGGCCGAGGCGCTCGAGGCCGTGGGCCTGGAGGTGCCGCTGCGTCGCCCTACTGAAGCACTCTCCGGCGGGCAGAAGCAGCGTCTGGTGCTCGCCGGTGTGCTGGCCATGCGGCCGGGACTGCTGCTGCTCGACGAGCCCACCGCGAACCTCGACCCTGAAGGAGTCGCGGAGGTGCGGGCGAGCGTCGAGCGGGTCGTCGATGCCACCGGCGCGACGCTGATCGTCGTCGAACATCGCACGCCGGTCTGGGTGGGACTGATGACCCGTGTCATCGTCCTCGCCGCCGACGGCGGCCTTCTCGCGGACGGCTCGCCCGCGCAGGTGTTCGCCGAGCATGGGCCAGCGCTGGCGGACGCCGGAGTGTGGGTGCCCGATCAGCCCCTCGAACTGCCGGTGCTTCCCGCGGCACCGGATGCGGCCGAGTCCGTTCTCTCCGCGACCGGACTCGCGATCGCGCGTACGTCGCGAACCGTCGTCCGGTCCGGGCTCGACGTTCGCGTGCCGCGCGGGAATGCGACCGTGATCACCGGCCCGAACGGCGTCGGCAAGTCGACGCTCGCGCTCACGCTCGCCGGTCTCATCCCGGAGCAGGACGGTGAGGTCGTCGCAGCCTCGCCTCTTGCGGGACGCGGCGGGCGCCGGCCGTTCCGGTGGACGTCTCGCGAGCTGCTCACGCGCATCGGCACGGTCTTCCAGGAGCCGGAGCACCAGTTCCTCACCCAGACACTGCATGACGAACTCAGCGTCGGACCGAAGGCGTTGGGTTGGGATGCCGCGCGCACCGCGTCCGTCGTCGACGCGCTGCTCGAGCGACTGCACCTGTCGGATCTCGCTCTCGCGAACCCGTTCACCCTGTCGGGTGGGCAGAAGCGTCGGCTGTCCGTCGCGACGGTGCTCGCGGCATCCCCCGAGGTGATCGTGCTCGACGAGCCGACCTTCGGTCAGGATCGGCGAGGCTGGATCGAGCTGGTCGCGCTGTTGCAGGAGGAGATCGCATCGGGCACCTCGGTCGTCGCCGTGACGCACGATGCGGGCGTGATCCGTCACCTCGGTGGGCATCGGATCGTGCTGGAGCAGGCCTCGTGAGCACAGGCGTCGAAATCGAGGAGAAGGTGCGCGGCGCGTGGCTCGACGGCGTGAATCCCGTGACGAAGCTGGTGCTCGCGCTGCTGCTGTCCGTGCCGCTGTTCGCGTCGATCGACGTCGTGAGCGGGCTCGTCGCGATCGGGCTGCAGCTATTGTGCCTGCCGCTCACCGGTCTGCGATGGGGCACTGTGTTGAAGCGTCTGCTTCCGCTTGTGATCTTCGCGCCGGTCGCCGGGCTCAGCATGCTGCTGTACGCGGAACCGGCCGGACGCATCTACTGGAGCTTCGGCTTCGCGACCATCAGTGAGGACTCCGTCAGCCTCGCGATCGCGGTGAGCCTGCGCGTCTTGGCGCTGGGGCTGCCGACGATCCTGCTGTTCGGCCGCACCGACCCGACCGAGCTGGCGGATGCTCTCGCGCAGGTCGCGAAGCTGCCCAGCCGGTTCGTGCTCGGCGTGCTCGCAGGCACCCGGATGCTGGGGCTGTTCCTCGACGACTGGCGCACGATGGGTCTCGCCCGCCGTGCACGCGGCGTCGGCGATCGAGGTGCGCTGAGGCGGTTCTTCTCGATGGCATTCGTGCTGCTCGTCTTCGCGGTCAGGCGCGGCACGAAGCTGGCGATGGCGATGGAGGCGCGCGGGTTCGGATCCGGCATCCAGCGCACCTGGTCCCGGCCGTCGCAGCTGCACGCGCGCGACGGCGTCGCGCTGCTCGGTGGCGCGGTGATCATGGCGCTCGCGCTCGCCGCGGCCGTGGCGCTGGGCACGTTCCGGTTCGTCTGGAGCTGAGACTCGCTTCCACGACCATCGCCCGCCGTGTCGTCATCCTCGAACATGATCGGATGAGCCGTCACGTCGCATTCCACATGTCGCGGTAGTACGCCAGTCGCTCGCGGTCGGGCTCGATGCCGTACGCCTCGATCAGCGCTTCGTCCCACCCGGGGCCGTAGTTCCACGTCGTGCTCATGGATGCCACCGCGATGTCGGCCCAGCGGTCGGCGGTACCGAGTGCGGCGAGGTCGACGTGCGCGCGCCAGCGCCCGTCGGCGTCGAGCAGGGTGTTGGGCACGCACGCGTCGCCATGGCAGACGACGAGGCGATCGACGGCCGGGGCCTTGTGCAGCGCTTCGGGTATGCGGATGCCGCGTGCTTCGGCATTCGCGATTCGGGCGGGTACGCCCCAGCTCCATGCGCATTCGCCGGTCGGCAGTGCATCGTGCAGTGCTCGCAGACCCTCCCCGACGGCTCTCACAGCCGTTGCGGGCTCGGCGATCCAACGGGCCACGACAGCGCTTTCGCCGGCAATGGCGACCGTGACAAGCCACTCGTGGGTGGCATCCTCTCCCTGTTCGATGACCTCTGGCACCGGGGTCCACCGGGAGGCCCAGCGCATGCGCTCCGCCTCGTCGCGCATGTTCGCCTCGGCATCGAGGGGACCGTACTTGATGAAGCGCCCATCGTCGGTGCGGTACGTGAGTCCGCCGATGTTGTTGTGCCACACGGGCGCGAGCGCCGCGCGCCCCGCGAGCTCGCGCACCCGCCGCGGCACTTCGATGTGCGCGGAGGGGATGCTCACAGCAGTTCGCTCAGTGCCTGCTCGAGCACGACCGCGTGGTTGCGCTCCTCGTCATGGGCGGCATAGACGAGGGTGACGAGGTCGTGCTGCTTCAGTTCGGCTGCGAGCTCTTCGAGTGCGGGTGCGGTCTCATTTTCCAGTTCCGCGCGATAGCGGTCGGCGTATACGCCCCAGTCATCGTCGGATGCTGCGTGCCAGGCCTTGCGCAGTTCGGGGCTGGGAGCGGTGTCCTTGGCCCACAGATCGATCTCGGCCCGTTCCTTCGCCAGGCCTCGCGGCCACAGCCGGTCCACCAGCACGCGGAAACCGTCAGCCGCCTCGGCGTTGTCGTAGGCTCGCTTGCGACGCAGTTGCATACCCTCCACCCAACACCTGTTCGCATCGCGACGCCAGCATGGAACTGAGAACTGCGTATGCTGGAACTGAGTTGCACACTCGTTCGAAGGAGAACACATGCACGTCCAGGGATCCGGAGCACTTATCACGGGCGGCGCGTCAGGCCTCGGCCTCGCCACCGCGCGCGCGCTCGCCGCAGCCGGCGCGCACGTGACGCTGCTCGATCTTCCTTCATCTCAGGGCGCTGAGCTGGCCGCAGAGCTGGGCGGCACGTTCGCCGCTGGCGATGTCACAAGCCCCGCGGATGCCGCGTCCGCCGCCGCATCCGCGAACGCAGCGGCTCCGCTGCGCATCGTCGTGAACTGCGCCGGCATCGCCCCGCCCGCGAAGGTGCTCGATCGCGACGGCAAGCCCGCCGTGCTCGTGGACTTCGAACGCGTGATCCGCATCAACCTCGTGGGCACGTTCAACGTCATCTCGCAGGCATCCGCCGTGATCGCGAAGAACGGCCCTTCGACCGGCTCAGGGACCGATGACTCCGGCGATCGCGGCGTCATCATCAACACCGCATCCGTCGCCGCGTTCGACGGACAGATCGGCCAGCCCGCGTATGCAGCGTCGAAGGGCGGCGTGCATGCCATGACGCTGCCGATCGCGCGCGAGCTCGCCCGTCACAGCATCCGTGTGTGCACGATCGCGCCCGGCATCATGGAGACGCCGATGCTCGCCGGTCTCCCCGAAGCCGCGCAGGATTCTCTCGGGCAGCAGGTGCCGTATCCCGCACGACTCGGCCGCCCTGCCGAGTACGCGGCACTGGCCATGAGCATCATCGAGAACGACTATCTCAATGGCGAGACGATCCGCCTGGACGGCGCGATCCGGATGGCACCGAAGTAGACCTGAACGCAGAAGAAGGAGCAGCATGAGCAACCTCGCAGGCAAGACGATCCTGATGTCGGGCGGCAGCCGCGGCATCGGTCTGGCGATCGCGCTGCGCGCGGCGGCGGACGGCGCGAACATCGCGATGCTCGCCAAGACAGACACCCCGCATCCGAAGCTCGAGGGCACGATCCACACGGCCGCCGAGCAGATCCGTGCGGCCGGTGGCAACGCTCTGCCGATCGTCGGTGACGTGCGCGAGGACGATGACATCACCGAGGCCGTCATGAAGACGCAGGGCGAGTTCGGCGGCATCGACATCGTGCTCAACAACGCGAGCGTGATCGATCTCTCGCGCTCGCTCGATCTCGGTGCGAAGAAGTACGACCTGATGCAGGACGTCAATGTGCGCGGTACGTTCATGCTTTCGCGCGCGGCGATCCCGCAGCTGCGCGAGTCGTCGAACCCGCACATCCTGTCGCTGTCGCCGCCGCTCAACCCGACGCCGAAGTGGCTCGGCGCGCACGCCGGTTACTCGCTGGCGAAGTTCGGCATGACCATGGTGACGCTCGGCCTCGCGGCGGAGTTCGCCTCGGACGGCATCGCGGCCAACACGCTGTGGCCGCGAACGACGATCGCGACCGCTGCGGTGCAGAATCTGCTCGGCGGCGACAAGGTGATGGCCGCGAGTCGCACGCCCCAGATCTATGCGGATGCCGCATATGCCGTGCTCACGAAGACCGCTGCCGAGTACACCGGGCAGAGCCTGATCGTGGAGGACGTGCTGGAGGCCGACGGTGTGACCGACTTCTCCGGCTACGCCGCAGTGCCCGGTACGCCCGACGACCGGCTCTTCCCCGACATCTTCCTCGGCTGACGCGATGGGTCTCACCCTTCGACAGGCTCAGGGATCGACCTTTCCGGTCACTGAGCCTGTCGAAGTGTCTTTTCCGGTCACTGAGCCTGTCGAAGTGTCCGGACAGAGTCGGCATTTCCGGTCACTGAGCCTGTCGAAGTGTCCGGACACATCGCTCAGAACAGCAGGTATACGGCGCCGACGATCGTGAGGGTGATCACGATCCAGTCGAACACCTGCTGCTTCATCCGGCGCGCCACGCGCACCCCGAC from Microbacterium profundi includes the following:
- a CDS encoding DUF488 domain-containing protein, whose translation is MQLRRKRAYDNAEAADGFRVLVDRLWPRGLAKERAEIDLWAKDTAPSPELRKAWHAASDDDWGVYADRYRAELENETAPALEELAAELKQHDLVTLVYAAHDEERNHAVVLEQALSELL
- a CDS encoding SDR family NAD(P)-dependent oxidoreductase, translating into MHVQGSGALITGGASGLGLATARALAAAGAHVTLLDLPSSQGAELAAELGGTFAAGDVTSPADAASAAASANAAAPLRIVVNCAGIAPPAKVLDRDGKPAVLVDFERVIRINLVGTFNVISQASAVIAKNGPSTGSGTDDSGDRGVIINTASVAAFDGQIGQPAYAASKGGVHAMTLPIARELARHSIRVCTIAPGIMETPMLAGLPEAAQDSLGQQVPYPARLGRPAEYAALAMSIIENDYLNGETIRLDGAIRMAPK
- a CDS encoding SDR family oxidoreductase, with product MSNLAGKTILMSGGSRGIGLAIALRAAADGANIAMLAKTDTPHPKLEGTIHTAAEQIRAAGGNALPIVGDVREDDDITEAVMKTQGEFGGIDIVLNNASVIDLSRSLDLGAKKYDLMQDVNVRGTFMLSRAAIPQLRESSNPHILSLSPPLNPTPKWLGAHAGYSLAKFGMTMVTLGLAAEFASDGIAANTLWPRTTIATAAVQNLLGGDKVMAASRTPQIYADAAYAVLTKTAAEYTGQSLIVEDVLEADGVTDFSGYAAVPGTPDDRLFPDIFLG
- a CDS encoding ABC transporter ATP-binding protein, encoding MSSRDKSVTEPVEVSVTGLTAEEQYEAELADAARLDAGGWDAPAPGKADNFGKSFGRMIGLLKPSALWFVFVSILGAIGVVLTVAAPKVLGEATNIIYEGFISKTLGDSGVPAGTSQEQVIELLRSQGQDDFANMVAAFTDFQVGAGIDFERLRWIIVAVLAIYVGAALLTWIQGYVINVIMVRTMWRLRESVEAKINRLPLSYFDKVQRGELISRVTNDIDNITTAMQQSLSGALTSVLTVVGVLVMMFSISWQLALVALVALPLMGVIFGVIGPRSQKAFGSQWRKVGRLNAWVEEAFSGHALVKVYGREKDALDKFQVENEELFQASFKAQFLSGIIMPAMTFVGSLTYVGIAVLGGLMVASGQLRLGDVQAFIQYSQQFTQPLSELGGMAAVVQSGTASAERVFDFLDADEQDPDAADAPALVEGKGVIEFENVSFSYTPERPLINDLSFRVEPGQTVAIVGPTGAGKTTLVNLIMRFYELSGGRILLDGQDISKATRSELRSRTGMVLQDPWLFAGSILENIRYGRASATDEEVLEAAKATYVDRFVHALPDGYETVLEEDAANVSAGERQLITIARAFVAKPSILILDEATSAVDTRTELLLQHAMAALRQGRTSFVIAHRLSTIRDADLILVMEHGDIVEKGSHDELIAAQGAYWRLYQSQFEQAATDIDAEEAMTGTTPVVVTGDAEPDAVPAGVADVDAEESTGL
- a CDS encoding D-alanyl-D-alanine carboxypeptidase family protein, which gives rise to MTIEDATPETGALTRREFRAATGATDTVSPPAPPFNDDANASDPDAVDVESAEDARETAHEQTIAPVPADFSVDDVDAAAASDADIDLDEPAASAASTVRWADESQTATAFAWLDVDTVEESTRPADLDQITMREAGPDLLADARLHPTLLRARWLVPIGAVAALVLAYAATVLLWPLHEVPPIVEAAEFETVAAQVAAPAWPAAGSAGVGIAGISSVASSADAVSIASVTKVVTALMVLDRMPLQLGEQGPEFAFSYSDNVEYWDYRRADQSALDVPVGGVLTEYQMLQGTLLGSANNYVDRLARDIWGSDASFADAAATWLADRGLSGITIVTPSGFDEGNVATPEALLQLGERAMQNPVFAEIVGTVSTDIPGAGVVTNTNGMLADPGVVGIKTGTLVGWSMLTAKDVTVGDTTVHLYAAVLNQGDDEERLAVTRSLFADAETALETMAPAVPAGTVVGTVDTLWGANVDLVTDEDATVLLWNGAAASAGATLALGEQRDAGDEAGTLSVSGPLDAVEIGVSFSDALPGPSPWWRLTHPLELLGVVAD
- a CDS encoding energy-coupling factor transporter transmembrane component T family protein yields the protein MSTGVEIEEKVRGAWLDGVNPVTKLVLALLLSVPLFASIDVVSGLVAIGLQLLCLPLTGLRWGTVLKRLLPLVIFAPVAGLSMLLYAEPAGRIYWSFGFATISEDSVSLAIAVSLRVLALGLPTILLFGRTDPTELADALAQVAKLPSRFVLGVLAGTRMLGLFLDDWRTMGLARRARGVGDRGALRRFFSMAFVLLVFAVRRGTKLAMAMEARGFGSGIQRTWSRPSQLHARDGVALLGGAVIMALALAAAVALGTFRFVWS
- a CDS encoding ABC transporter ATP-binding protein, which translates into the protein MTDATPARVQAAGWGWRYAGRKRPAVSDVSFAIEPGERVLLLGASGAGKSTMLAGLAGVLGDADEGERTGSLLIDGAAPESRRGQAGLVMQDPDAGIVLSKVGDDVAFGCENLGIPASDIPARVAEALEAVGLEVPLRRPTEALSGGQKQRLVLAGVLAMRPGLLLLDEPTANLDPEGVAEVRASVERVVDATGATLIVVEHRTPVWVGLMTRVIVLAADGGLLADGSPAQVFAEHGPALADAGVWVPDQPLELPVLPAAPDAAESVLSATGLAIARTSRTVVRSGLDVRVPRGNATVITGPNGVGKSTLALTLAGLIPEQDGEVVAASPLAGRGGRRPFRWTSRELLTRIGTVFQEPEHQFLTQTLHDELSVGPKALGWDAARTASVVDALLERLHLSDLALANPFTLSGGQKRRLSVATVLAASPEVIVLDEPTFGQDRRGWIELVALLQEEIASGTSVVAVTHDAGVIRHLGGHRIVLEQAS
- a CDS encoding ECF transporter S component, yielding MSTSTRTPNATSTGTGANPWRWRVVDIVVAAVLGVAVGLLFWGWNVVGGAWFGAADAVTPGLGGVAVGIWLIGGVIGGLVIRKPGAALVVEVVAAIVSMLIGNVWGVSTVLSGLVQGLGAELIFALFLYRRFGLGVAALAGVGAGVAAWVFELFYGGSPNILKSLEFNTIYLVCVAVSGAILAGVVGWLLVRALAKTGALSRFAAGRELAREV
- a CDS encoding aminoglycoside 3'-phosphotransferase is translated as MSIPSAHIEVPRRVRELAGRAALAPVWHNNIGGLTYRTDDGRFIKYGPLDAEANMRDEAERMRWASRWTPVPEVIEQGEDATHEWLVTVAIAGESAVVARWIAEPATAVRAVGEGLRALHDALPTGECAWSWGVPARIANAEARGIRIPEALHKAPAVDRLVVCHGDACVPNTLLDADGRWRAHVDLAALGTADRWADIAVASMSTTWNYGPGWDEALIEAYGIEPDRERLAYYRDMWNAT